A window from Opitutia bacterium ISCC 52 encodes these proteins:
- a CDS encoding HEAT repeat domain-containing protein: MNYSRLAILLFSVLSLPSILSANDPTPVDRFYIADGLEATVWAQAPMVYNPSNMDADAKGRIWVTEAVNYRSFRNETEVNLWHEGGDRLMVLEDTNGDGLADSSHVFVQDKDLVAPMGISVLDNRIFVTCSPNVIVYTDVDRDAKFDSAVDKKEILLTGFGGFDHDHSLHTVKAGADGDLYFTTGNAGPHMVTDKSGWTLRSGSSYRGGSPSNQTNVPGLVSDDGQVYVGGLAIRMSDDGSGMRVIGQNFRNPYELCLDSFGNVFQNDNDDTISCRTTWVMEYGSLGFSSADGKRTWRAGQRPGQPTPVAHWRQEDPGIIPAGDIYGPGSPTGIEYYENGALGPEYVNMLLSCEAGRNSIWSYFPKSKGAGFELRRSTLFSTSNPNATPLPLDQEDTRKWFRPSDVLVGSDGAVYVADFYDPFIGGHRMLEPDGHGTIYRITRTGDNPQPPQLNFDLAMGQLSALKNPAHSVRYTGFKRLTDEPTRRGVEALLELSKDENPRFVARALYALAEIGSPSKAASSIGKMAWDQVEQLLGHEDQDVRIAAYRAIRKQNPNSLLVQAAQLASDSSAAVRREVALSLRNFPLSESLAILLQLAEGFDGYDRWYLEALGYASAGEESAIWKHLKAKAIKDPLNWSDAFAALTWRLHPESAVEALAQRTLSEKLDYAKRKQAIDALAFIGAKSAGLAMLLVATEGPKDLRSYAAWWVKARDSNEWKEFALAKQLPVDPAALAADAEAKRMNAGRNKLKGATELTEELAQLAKEMALSPDGGPIILHLAGRNELPKFFYPIMVEHIHGNSDISVRTLASRFFPKADGPGQALPPIGDIANLDGDSAKGKELFFGRGVCFTCHLYGEVGRDIGPNLTTVGQRFDRAALLDSIINPSAAIAFGYESVLLQTKEGQTLSGFIVGDGDTVIVKDIAGQIHSVARSSISSQQTMDQSIMPAGPSLGLASQDLADVVAFLTEVQ, translated from the coding sequence ATGAATTATTCTCGACTGGCTATCCTGTTATTCTCCGTTTTGTCCCTTCCCTCGATCTTGAGTGCGAACGATCCAACCCCGGTTGATCGCTTTTATATTGCGGATGGACTCGAAGCCACCGTTTGGGCCCAAGCACCCATGGTTTATAATCCTTCTAACATGGACGCGGATGCGAAAGGACGGATTTGGGTGACTGAAGCCGTTAACTACCGTTCCTTTCGGAATGAGACAGAGGTGAATCTCTGGCATGAAGGCGGCGATCGCTTGATGGTCCTGGAAGATACCAATGGAGATGGGCTGGCCGACTCATCGCATGTGTTTGTTCAGGACAAAGACCTCGTGGCGCCCATGGGGATTTCTGTTTTGGACAATCGGATCTTTGTGACCTGCTCACCCAATGTGATTGTATATACGGATGTGGATCGCGACGCGAAATTTGATAGCGCGGTTGATAAGAAAGAGATTCTTCTTACCGGGTTTGGCGGGTTTGACCATGATCACTCCTTGCACACCGTGAAGGCAGGAGCCGATGGTGACCTCTATTTTACTACAGGTAATGCCGGACCTCACATGGTAACTGACAAGTCGGGTTGGACGCTTCGATCGGGAAGTAGTTATAGAGGTGGTTCACCATCGAACCAGACGAATGTTCCCGGGCTCGTTTCAGATGATGGACAAGTTTATGTGGGGGGACTGGCCATTCGTATGTCGGACGATGGTTCGGGTATGCGGGTGATCGGACAAAACTTTCGGAATCCTTATGAGCTCTGCCTCGATTCGTTTGGCAACGTATTTCAAAATGACAACGACGATACCATCTCCTGCAGAACTACCTGGGTCATGGAATACGGAAGCCTTGGGTTCTCCTCCGCGGATGGAAAACGAACCTGGAGAGCTGGCCAACGTCCTGGACAACCCACACCGGTAGCTCATTGGCGACAAGAAGACCCTGGGATTATTCCTGCGGGAGATATTTATGGCCCAGGATCGCCAACGGGAATCGAGTATTACGAAAACGGAGCTCTCGGGCCTGAGTATGTAAACATGCTTCTTTCCTGCGAGGCGGGGCGGAATAGCATTTGGAGTTACTTCCCAAAATCAAAAGGCGCTGGCTTCGAGTTACGTCGATCCACCTTGTTTTCTACCTCCAATCCGAATGCTACACCGTTGCCCTTGGACCAGGAAGATACGCGTAAATGGTTCAGGCCCTCCGATGTGCTCGTCGGTTCCGACGGTGCGGTATACGTGGCTGACTTTTATGATCCCTTTATTGGAGGTCACCGGATGTTGGAGCCCGACGGTCACGGCACTATTTATCGAATCACTCGCACGGGAGATAATCCTCAGCCTCCTCAGTTAAATTTCGATTTGGCGATGGGACAGCTTTCCGCGCTCAAGAATCCTGCACACTCCGTCCGCTACACCGGTTTCAAACGATTGACCGACGAACCCACCCGAAGGGGAGTTGAAGCATTGCTTGAGCTGAGTAAGGACGAGAATCCGCGTTTTGTGGCTCGGGCCCTATATGCCTTGGCTGAGATCGGTTCGCCTTCCAAGGCCGCTAGTTCAATTGGGAAAATGGCCTGGGATCAGGTTGAGCAATTGCTTGGTCACGAGGACCAGGATGTGCGGATTGCTGCATACCGCGCGATTCGGAAACAAAATCCGAATAGTTTACTCGTTCAAGCTGCGCAGTTGGCCAGTGATTCTTCGGCCGCGGTGCGACGAGAAGTGGCGTTATCCTTACGTAATTTTCCATTGAGTGAATCCTTAGCCATCCTTTTGCAATTGGCTGAAGGCTTCGACGGTTACGACCGTTGGTATCTTGAAGCATTGGGTTATGCGTCTGCAGGAGAGGAATCAGCCATTTGGAAGCATCTAAAAGCGAAGGCAATCAAGGATCCTCTTAATTGGTCGGACGCATTTGCAGCGCTTACCTGGAGGCTTCACCCGGAATCGGCTGTGGAAGCTTTGGCTCAGCGAACCCTGTCTGAAAAGTTAGACTATGCTAAGAGGAAGCAAGCCATCGATGCCTTGGCATTTATAGGAGCCAAAAGTGCAGGACTGGCGATGCTACTCGTAGCGACAGAAGGTCCTAAGGATCTCCGGAGTTATGCCGCCTGGTGGGTGAAAGCCCGTGATAGTAATGAATGGAAAGAGTTCGCCCTGGCTAAACAACTACCAGTCGATCCTGCTGCTCTAGCCGCCGACGCTGAAGCCAAACGTATGAATGCCGGTAGGAATAAGCTCAAGGGTGCGACTGAGCTGACGGAAGAACTTGCTCAGTTGGCAAAGGAGATGGCGCTCTCACCCGATGGGGGTCCAATCATTCTTCACTTGGCGGGTAGAAACGAACTCCCGAAATTCTTTTATCCGATCATGGTAGAACATATTCATGGCAATTCGGATATATCCGTCCGTACCTTGGCCTCGCGCTTCTTTCCAAAGGCAGATGGACCTGGGCAAGCTTTGCCACCGATTGGTGATATCGCCAACCTCGACGGAGATTCGGCCAAGGGCAAAGAACTCTTTTTCGGACGAGGTGTATGCTTCACCTGTCACCTATATGGCGAGGTGGGTAGGGACATTGGCCCCAACCTGACTACGGTCGGTCAACGTTTCGATCGTGCGGCGCTTCTCGATTCGATTATCAATCCTTCTGCCGCGATCGCATTCGGCTATGAATCAGTTCTTTTGCAAACGAAGGAAGGTCAAACGCTTTCTGGTTTCATTGTCGGCGATGGAGATACTGTCATCGTTAAAGATATTGCCGGTCAGATTCATTCAGTCGCCCGAAGCAGCATCAGCTCTCAGCAAACTATGGATCAATCAATCATGCCGGCTGGGCCATCACTGGGCTTAGCCTCACAGGATCTGGCCGATGTGGTAGCTTTCCTGACAGAGGTGCAGTAA
- a CDS encoding acylphosphatase, with amino-acid sequence MEDSVSHFKVYFEGHVQGVGFRFTTFNLAKGYEVTGFVKNLADARVQLELEGDREECVAFIKALNEEMASFIRDKTQSEVERTRQHKAFTIR; translated from the coding sequence ATGGAAGACAGCGTATCTCACTTCAAAGTCTACTTCGAAGGACACGTCCAAGGCGTGGGTTTTCGCTTTACCACATTTAATTTGGCCAAGGGATACGAAGTGACTGGGTTTGTGAAAAATCTGGCTGATGCCCGTGTTCAGTTAGAGCTGGAAGGAGACCGGGAAGAATGCGTGGCCTTTATCAAGGCTCTCAACGAGGAGATGGCCAGTTTCATCCGGGATAAGACACAATCTGAAGTTGAGCGCACCCGCCAACACAAGGCCTTTACGATCCGATAA
- a CDS encoding ABC transporter ATP-binding protein, whose amino-acid sequence MDPVISIDGLSKEYSEGWGRQGRLALDHLDLEVKSGTLLGVIGGNGSGKTTLLKILCGLLPDYDGRVKLFGKTPRELAQQNQVAYIPERPRFPTHHTPRSFLYLCGKLGGLSGKRLDTRVEDCLALSSLPDQATRRIGQLSKGGIQRLALAQALIHEPQVIVADEPMDGLDPLARQKTEQLLRELVEAGKTVLLATHLLDGADSLFEQIVVLHRGQSIFEGPPRFDSSLKQWFLESLRKEQEDV is encoded by the coding sequence ATGGATCCGGTAATCAGCATCGACGGATTGTCGAAAGAGTATTCTGAAGGGTGGGGACGACAAGGCAGGCTGGCCTTGGATCACCTTGACTTGGAAGTGAAATCGGGAACCTTGCTGGGAGTGATCGGTGGCAACGGGTCCGGTAAAACCACGCTACTCAAGATTCTCTGTGGGTTATTGCCCGACTATGATGGCCGAGTGAAACTATTCGGAAAAACGCCCAGGGAGCTGGCACAGCAAAACCAAGTGGCTTACATTCCGGAGCGGCCAAGGTTTCCAACGCATCACACTCCACGAAGCTTCCTCTATCTCTGTGGGAAATTAGGCGGTCTAAGTGGCAAGCGCTTAGACACTCGCGTGGAAGATTGTTTGGCCCTTTCGTCCCTTCCGGATCAAGCGACTCGACGAATCGGGCAGCTTTCCAAGGGGGGAATTCAACGTCTGGCCCTGGCTCAGGCACTGATTCATGAACCGCAGGTCATTGTGGCCGACGAGCCGATGGATGGTCTGGATCCATTAGCTCGCCAAAAAACGGAGCAGCTGTTGCGGGAGTTGGTCGAAGCAGGCAAGACGGTGCTACTAGCCACGCATTTGTTGGATGGGGCAGATTCCTTGTTCGAGCAGATAGTGGTGCTTCATCGCGGCCAATCGATTTTTGAAGGACCACCCAGATTTGATTCCAGTTTAAAACAGTGGTTCCTGGAATCATTGAGGAAGGAGCAGGAGGATGTTTGA
- a CDS encoding VTT domain-containing protein: protein MRLLWIFIGLGVLFTIPFLLWGDAMELAFSSEAAITWLQGFESWAWAAAIGLLFLDFILPVPGTAVMSALGYVYGPITGGLIASGGSIMAGWFAYGLCRLLGPGAAVKLLGQKDYQRGVTLFSEAGGWIVAISRWLPLIPEIVACMAGLTRMPPLKFTLALACGSISLGFVFAYIGSTGENNPTMAILLSVGIPPALWFFAQRMIRSD from the coding sequence ATGCGATTGCTTTGGATATTCATCGGCCTGGGAGTGCTGTTCACCATTCCCTTTCTCCTATGGGGAGATGCCATGGAACTCGCATTTTCATCGGAGGCCGCCATCACCTGGTTACAAGGCTTTGAAAGCTGGGCTTGGGCAGCGGCTATTGGACTTCTCTTCCTTGATTTTATACTCCCCGTTCCGGGAACTGCGGTCATGTCTGCCCTCGGCTACGTCTATGGCCCCATCACAGGAGGCCTGATCGCCAGCGGCGGATCTATAATGGCTGGCTGGTTCGCCTACGGACTCTGTCGTCTCCTTGGCCCCGGAGCCGCAGTTAAATTACTGGGACAAAAAGATTATCAAAGAGGAGTCACGCTGTTCTCCGAAGCTGGAGGTTGGATCGTGGCCATTTCCCGGTGGCTCCCACTCATTCCAGAGATCGTCGCCTGCATGGCCGGCCTGACAAGGATGCCACCACTCAAATTTACCCTCGCCCTCGCCTGCGGCTCCATCTCCCTCGGATTCGTCTTCGCCTACATAGGCTCAACCGGCGAAAACAACCCGACAATGGCTATATTACTGAGTGTAGGCATCCCACCTGCGCTATGGTTTTTTGCACAGAGGATGATCCGATCAGATTAA
- a CDS encoding pyridoxamine 5'-phosphate oxidase family protein — translation MSKPTHDPIEPEALIDLAQATIRSARFPQLASLDADQPRLRPVSPVRVDGFTVYVANLKQYHKTGEIAANPKVELCYLDGDHNQVRITGMAEILDDSELLTEIWESNPLLRNYLGSIDNPNLIIYKIVPNHVRYMKEWALEYYDVPIEI, via the coding sequence ATGTCCAAACCGACCCATGATCCCATTGAGCCAGAAGCTCTCATTGACCTGGCTCAGGCAACCATTCGCTCAGCCCGTTTTCCGCAACTTGCATCACTGGATGCAGACCAGCCACGGCTTCGGCCGGTGTCGCCCGTCAGGGTTGATGGATTTACCGTCTATGTGGCGAATCTGAAACAGTATCACAAGACGGGTGAGATCGCAGCCAATCCCAAGGTAGAGTTGTGTTACCTGGATGGAGATCATAACCAAGTGCGAATCACGGGAATGGCTGAGATTCTAGATGATTCTGAATTACTCACTGAAATCTGGGAGTCGAATCCGCTACTTAGGAATTACCTGGGTTCGATCGATAACCCGAATCTAATCATTTATAAGATCGTTCCGAATCATGTGCGCTACATGAAGGAGTGGGCGTTGGAATATTATGATGTGCCAATCGAAATTTGA
- a CDS encoding 1,4-dihydroxy-2-naphthoate polyprenyltransferase, with translation MALKPWILASRPKTLPAAIAPVMVGTALAHHAQVFRWEPALICLLFALLIQIGTNFANDYYDFKKGADTKDRVGPTRAVAAGLVKPEAMKRVTAITFIIAFCVGLGLIPYGGWWLLAVGISSILCGYAYTAGPIPFAYVGLGDLFVMLFFGIVAVCCTFYVQAGFVPFEVFLSATALGGLSTNLLVVNNLRDVDTDCLANKRTLAVRLGATFSIWEYRLLLLWSQVVVVWLAFRFNDSWVQLPLLTLPLGFILWIGLCRAKKGPEFNALLAKTVLMLALYSVTLSIGLVV, from the coding sequence ATGGCTTTGAAACCCTGGATCCTGGCGTCCCGTCCGAAAACCTTACCGGCTGCGATTGCACCCGTTATGGTAGGGACGGCACTTGCCCACCACGCTCAGGTGTTTCGGTGGGAGCCCGCTTTGATTTGTTTGCTCTTTGCGTTGCTGATCCAGATCGGGACGAATTTTGCGAATGACTATTATGACTTCAAAAAAGGAGCTGATACAAAAGATCGGGTGGGGCCTACTCGAGCGGTGGCCGCTGGGCTTGTGAAGCCGGAAGCGATGAAGCGTGTGACTGCCATCACCTTCATTATCGCATTTTGTGTAGGACTAGGTCTCATTCCCTATGGCGGTTGGTGGTTATTGGCGGTTGGAATTTCGAGTATCCTTTGTGGCTATGCTTATACCGCTGGTCCCATTCCTTTCGCTTACGTTGGGTTGGGAGATCTGTTTGTGATGTTGTTCTTCGGGATCGTGGCGGTGTGTTGTACGTTTTACGTACAGGCAGGCTTTGTTCCATTTGAAGTCTTTCTTAGTGCAACTGCTTTGGGAGGGTTGAGCACCAACCTGCTGGTGGTTAATAATCTTCGTGATGTGGATACTGACTGCTTGGCCAATAAACGAACGCTGGCTGTTCGCCTGGGTGCCACCTTTAGCATCTGGGAATATCGACTGCTGTTGTTGTGGTCGCAGGTGGTCGTGGTCTGGTTGGCTTTCCGCTTCAACGATTCATGGGTCCAACTTCCGCTCCTTACATTGCCACTGGGATTTATTCTTTGGATAGGTCTTTGCCGCGCAAAGAAGGGACCGGAGTTCAATGCTCTGTTGGCAAAGACAGTTCTTATGCTCGCGCTCTATTCTGTAACTCTCAGTATCGGACTGGTGGTATAA
- the trxA gene encoding thioredoxin — MSDKITALSTDSFNDAIAGAPTALVDFWAPWCGPCRTMGAILEELAEEVDDNTKIFKVDVDENGPLAGQYGVRSIPTLLIFKNGELAETMVGITQKDELKTKLG; from the coding sequence ATGTCCGATAAAATAACTGCACTATCTACTGATTCTTTTAACGACGCGATCGCCGGAGCACCCACCGCACTCGTAGACTTCTGGGCACCCTGGTGTGGCCCTTGCCGAACGATGGGAGCCATTCTCGAGGAACTGGCCGAGGAGGTGGATGATAACACCAAGATCTTTAAAGTAGACGTGGATGAGAATGGACCTCTTGCCGGTCAATACGGTGTGCGTTCCATACCGACGCTTTTAATTTTCAAAAACGGCGAACTCGCTGAGACTATGGTGGGTATCACTCAGAAGGATGAGTTGAAAACAAAACTCGGCTAA
- a CDS encoding segregation/condensation protein A — protein MLKGLDHPIKLQVFEGPLDLLLFLIRKHEIDIYDIPVSQVTKQYLAVIYEMEKLNLELAGEFFVMAATLMEIKSRMLLPKSEQLAATDEEEEELDPRWELVHQLLEYKKFKEAASDLDFMIKHQQNLVPREVNGRQSDLGPRPLKKSDKMQLWGALNQVLRRLSDRLVVGEIEDENITVSDRMEYILDLTAKSGKHTLSGLFKGKTTLTLVVYTFLACLELTRLNRVKIWQDESFSEIFFEGVPENELESEEESLIVSPVDGEE, from the coding sequence CTGCTAAAAGGCTTGGATCACCCGATCAAACTTCAGGTGTTCGAGGGCCCGTTGGACCTTCTTCTATTTTTGATCCGCAAGCACGAGATAGACATTTACGATATTCCGGTCTCGCAAGTGACCAAACAATATCTGGCGGTGATTTACGAAATGGAGAAGCTCAACCTCGAACTGGCCGGAGAATTCTTTGTCATGGCGGCAACGCTGATGGAGATAAAAAGCCGTATGCTCCTGCCTAAGAGCGAGCAGCTTGCAGCAACCGATGAGGAGGAAGAGGAGCTGGATCCACGTTGGGAATTGGTTCACCAGCTATTAGAATACAAAAAATTTAAGGAGGCAGCCAGCGACCTAGACTTCATGATTAAGCACCAACAAAACCTGGTGCCACGCGAAGTAAATGGCAGACAGAGTGATTTAGGACCTCGCCCATTAAAGAAGTCCGACAAAATGCAGCTTTGGGGTGCTCTCAACCAAGTACTACGGCGATTATCTGACCGACTGGTGGTTGGAGAAATTGAGGATGAAAACATCACTGTTTCAGATCGGATGGAGTATATTCTGGATCTGACAGCCAAATCGGGGAAACACACCCTGAGCGGATTATTCAAAGGCAAAACCACCTTAACGCTGGTCGTGTATACCTTTCTTGCCTGCCTGGAACTTACGCGTTTAAACCGCGTCAAAATATGGCAGGATGAGAGTTTCTCAGAGATCTTCTTTGAAGGCGTCCCGGAAAATGAGCTTGAATCCGAAGAAGAGTCCCTAATCGTATCACCTGTTGATGGAGAAGAATAA